In one Echinicola marina genomic region, the following are encoded:
- a CDS encoding sulfatase-like hydrolase/transferase, whose amino-acid sequence MHKRPSFFTWVLMGSFLLSFSLSAQQSSKEKPNIIFILTDDLGYGDLGKFFQNERMATGDRSEPWILTPELDKMAEAGAMLTNHYTAAPVCAPSRASILMGVSQGHAHVRDNQFDKYLGDNYTIADVLKEAGYSTALIGKWGLQGPGEGPDWPSHPLKKGFDYYYGYIRHRDGHEHYPVEGVYRGQKEVYENYKIAQGLDKCYTGDLFTAKAKQYIIEHNQDKEDEPFFMFLSYDTPHAVLELPTQDYPEGAGLNGGLQWLGTPGKMINTASGEVDTFTYPEFANATYDDDKDPSTPEVAWPDTYKRYATVNRRIDDQVGDILQLLKDLEIDENTLVVFTSDNGPSRESYLPKEYVDYTPEFFNNFAHFDGIKRDVYEGGLRTATIAYWPGQIKDNTVVDAPSISYDWLPTFAEAAGIAAPVRTDGVSLLPALTHRGKQEASFVYVEYFQNGAVPKYAEFDENHQGKKRGQMQMIRKGKHVGLRYNIQSHEDDFEIYDVSADSQQTENLAAAMPGLQRELKAVVLRSRMADAEAPRPYDKELVPAMEIKKAKPGLTLYTYGFDTPWIPQLSAKAKKGQKLSSLTPVNVPSGRHLQVFEGYINVPGDGKYEFSIEAGAQKVFMRIHDMAVLDGNYSTEGPISGSVYLEAGYHPIKLYYSNKELSTDPELNLFWNFNDTGKTELPDNVYFR is encoded by the coding sequence ATGCATAAAAGACCAAGCTTTTTTACCTGGGTGCTGATGGGCAGCTTCTTGCTTTCTTTTAGCCTCAGCGCACAACAGTCTTCCAAAGAGAAGCCGAATATCATCTTTATCCTCACAGATGACCTGGGCTATGGGGACTTGGGCAAATTCTTCCAAAATGAACGGATGGCTACTGGAGACCGTAGTGAACCTTGGATCTTGACCCCGGAACTGGACAAGATGGCCGAAGCAGGGGCCATGCTCACCAATCATTACACCGCAGCACCTGTCTGTGCGCCTTCCAGGGCATCCATTTTAATGGGCGTCAGCCAAGGCCATGCCCATGTCAGGGATAATCAGTTTGACAAATACCTGGGAGACAATTATACCATCGCCGATGTGCTCAAAGAAGCAGGCTATTCCACCGCCTTGATCGGCAAATGGGGCTTGCAGGGACCGGGGGAAGGACCTGACTGGCCATCACATCCACTAAAAAAAGGATTTGATTATTACTATGGCTATATCCGCCACCGTGATGGCCACGAACACTATCCCGTGGAAGGGGTTTACCGCGGCCAAAAGGAGGTATACGAAAATTATAAGATCGCCCAAGGGCTGGACAAATGCTATACGGGAGACCTTTTTACGGCCAAAGCCAAGCAGTATATTATAGAACATAATCAGGATAAGGAAGATGAACCCTTTTTTATGTTCCTTTCCTATGATACACCCCATGCGGTATTGGAGCTGCCCACCCAGGATTACCCGGAAGGCGCGGGCCTAAATGGTGGCTTGCAATGGCTGGGAACTCCAGGTAAAATGATCAACACGGCCTCTGGAGAGGTAGATACTTTTACTTATCCTGAGTTTGCCAATGCCACCTATGATGATGACAAAGATCCTTCTACTCCCGAGGTGGCCTGGCCGGATACCTATAAGCGCTATGCTACGGTCAATAGAAGAATTGATGATCAGGTAGGGGATATCCTGCAATTATTGAAGGACTTGGAAATAGATGAAAACACCCTGGTAGTCTTTACCTCTGATAATGGCCCTTCCAGGGAATCTTACCTGCCAAAGGAATATGTGGACTATACGCCTGAGTTCTTTAATAATTTCGCCCATTTTGACGGGATCAAGAGGGATGTCTATGAAGGGGGATTAAGAACAGCTACCATTGCCTATTGGCCCGGACAGATCAAGGACAATACCGTGGTGGATGCCCCAAGTATCTCTTATGATTGGTTGCCTACTTTTGCAGAGGCTGCTGGAATAGCAGCGCCGGTGAGGACAGACGGGGTGTCATTATTGCCTGCTTTGACCCATAGGGGGAAGCAGGAAGCAAGCTTTGTCTATGTGGAATATTTCCAAAATGGAGCAGTGCCAAAATATGCAGAATTTGATGAAAACCATCAAGGTAAAAAACGGGGACAAATGCAGATGATCCGAAAGGGCAAGCATGTTGGGCTAAGGTACAATATCCAAAGCCATGAGGATGATTTTGAAATTTATGATGTCAGTGCAGATAGCCAGCAGACCGAGAATTTGGCCGCGGCAATGCCTGGACTTCAGCGTGAATTAAAAGCGGTAGTATTGAGAAGCAGAATGGCGGATGCTGAAGCGCCCAGGCCTTATGATAAAGAGTTGGTACCTGCCATGGAAATCAAGAAGGCAAAGCCTGGCTTGACCCTTTATACTTATGGCTTTGATACCCCTTGGATTCCCCAGCTGAGCGCTAAGGCCAAAAAAGGACAAAAACTAAGCAGTCTCACACCGGTCAATGTCCCATCTGGTAGACATCTTCAGGTTTTTGAAGGATATATCAATGTGCCCGGTGACGGTAAATACGAATTTTCTATAGAGGCTGGAGCCCAAAAGGTCTTTATGCGCATCCATGATATGGCGGTCTTGGATGGAAATTATTCCACCGAAGGCCCGATTTCAGGTAGCGTATACCTAGAGGCGGGCTATCATCCTATCAAGCTTTATTATTCAAATAAGGAACTAAGTACAGATCCCGAATTGAACCTATTCTGGAACTTCAATGATACTGGAAAAACTGAGTTACCGGATAATGTTTATTTCAGGTAA
- a CDS encoding sulfatase family protein: MKYKPLKQMVLGFMAILATVGCSTKTQNETTTATPSKPNIIVIYMDDLGYGDISAYGATEINTPHMDKLANGGIRFTNGYATSATCTPSRYALLTGMYPWRNKNAKILPGTAPLLISTDQETLPKMLKEQGYYTGIVGKWHLGLGTGNVNWNEKISPSPNEVGFDYSHILAATQDRVPTVYIEDGHVVNLDPNDPIEVSYKKNFEGEPTGKENPELLSMRWHHGHNNSIVNGVPRIGFMKGGEAAKWSDVDMADHFLAKAQDYVKAHKDEPFFLYYALQQPHVPRTPHPRFAGKSGMGPRGDVILEADWCVGEFMKTLEEEGLMENTLIVFSSDNGPVLNDGYYDGAVEKLGDHTPAGPLRGGKYSLFEAGTRVPFMVYWKDKIAPQVSDALVCQMDLLNSVADLVGSEQKDLDSKNLLDVFMGESQKGREELILEASTRTALRQGDWVMIPPYKGPAVAGQVNIELGNDSEYQLYNLKEDMGQQNNVAASNPEKLQAMIADYNRIRGNENTEVEALELK; this comes from the coding sequence ATGAAATACAAACCTTTAAAACAAATGGTACTTGGCTTTATGGCCATATTGGCCACTGTTGGATGTAGTACCAAAACCCAAAATGAAACGACAACAGCAACACCTTCAAAACCCAATATCATCGTTATCTATATGGATGATTTGGGCTATGGGGATATCAGCGCCTATGGGGCTACTGAAATCAACACCCCCCATATGGACAAGCTGGCCAATGGTGGCATTCGCTTTACCAATGGCTATGCAACATCGGCAACTTGTACCCCAAGCCGCTACGCCCTGTTGACAGGCATGTACCCTTGGAGAAATAAAAATGCCAAAATCCTTCCTGGGACGGCTCCTTTATTGATCAGCACGGATCAGGAGACCCTTCCCAAGATGCTGAAAGAACAAGGCTATTACACGGGGATAGTGGGGAAATGGCACCTAGGTCTTGGTACCGGGAATGTCAACTGGAATGAAAAGATCAGCCCCAGCCCTAATGAGGTGGGCTTTGACTATAGCCATATTTTGGCTGCCACCCAGGATAGGGTACCCACGGTCTATATTGAAGATGGCCATGTGGTGAACCTTGATCCAAACGATCCTATTGAGGTAAGCTATAAAAAGAACTTTGAAGGTGAACCTACAGGCAAGGAAAATCCGGAATTACTGAGCATGAGATGGCACCATGGACATAATAACAGCATCGTGAATGGCGTGCCTAGAATTGGCTTTATGAAAGGCGGAGAAGCAGCCAAGTGGTCTGATGTGGATATGGCCGATCATTTCCTGGCCAAGGCCCAAGACTATGTGAAAGCCCATAAAGATGAGCCTTTTTTCCTATACTATGCCCTGCAGCAGCCCCATGTGCCGCGTACTCCTCACCCAAGATTTGCAGGAAAGTCAGGTATGGGACCAAGGGGTGATGTGATCCTTGAAGCGGATTGGTGCGTAGGTGAATTTATGAAAACTTTGGAAGAGGAAGGTTTAATGGAAAATACCTTGATTGTGTTCTCTAGTGATAATGGTCCTGTATTGAATGATGGTTATTATGATGGTGCAGTAGAGAAATTAGGAGACCATACTCCAGCCGGTCCACTCAGAGGTGGTAAATACAGTTTGTTTGAAGCGGGTACCCGTGTGCCTTTTATGGTTTATTGGAAGGATAAGATTGCTCCTCAGGTTTCCGATGCCTTGGTATGTCAGATGGACTTGTTGAATTCAGTGGCTGATTTGGTGGGCAGTGAGCAAAAAGATTTGGATAGCAAAAATCTATTGGATGTTTTTATGGGTGAATCCCAAAAGGGCAGGGAGGAGTTGATCTTGGAAGCAAGTACCAGAACAGCCCTAAGGCAAGGTGATTGGGTCATGATTCCTCCATACAAAGGCCCTGCGGTAGCTGGACAGGTAAATATAGAGTTGGGCAATGACAGTGAATATCAATTGTATAATCTAAAAGAGGATATGGGTCAACAAAACAATGTGGCTGCCAGCAATCCTGAAAAACTGCAAGCCATGATCGCTGATTATAACAGGATCAGAGGCAATGAAAACACAGAAGTTGAAGCTTTGGAGTTAAAATAA
- a CDS encoding SRPBCC family protein, with the protein MEKITIKTTVHAPVEKVWRYWTEPEHITKWNAANDEWHCPNASNDLKKGGVFTARMEAKDGSMGFDFSGVYLDVVQEKLITYELEDGRNVRVIFKTEGDTSLIEETFDPESSNPVEMQKTGWQAILDNFKKYVESN; encoded by the coding sequence ATGGAAAAAATCACCATAAAAACCACTGTCCATGCCCCAGTAGAAAAAGTTTGGCGGTATTGGACCGAACCAGAACACATCACCAAATGGAATGCGGCCAATGATGAATGGCATTGTCCTAATGCTTCCAATGATCTAAAAAAAGGAGGCGTTTTTACCGCTAGAATGGAAGCAAAAGATGGTAGTATGGGCTTTGACTTTTCAGGTGTTTATTTGGATGTGGTTCAAGAGAAGCTGATCACTTATGAACTTGAGGATGGTAGAAATGTTCGGGTGATTTTTAAAACTGAGGGCGATACAAGCCTGATAGAGGAAACCTTCGATCCAGAGAGTTCTAATCCAGTAGAAATGCAGAAGACAGGCTGGCAGGCGATCCTGGACAATTTTAAAAAATATGTGGAATCCAATTAA
- a CDS encoding IS4 family transposase — translation MGNITLFSQIIKKIDRSIFKNLVKKKQTDKGCKGFDSWTHLVSMLFCHFAKSTSVRDISNGLRSATGNLNHLGISRAPSKSSISYQNKRRDSDLFRDLYYSLLGSLGQQASIKRSKLRIKVPVYLLDATVISLCLSVFDWATFRTKKGAVKMHTLLEYDGKLPVYVNITEGSVGDNKGAYDIPLEKGSVIVADRYYNDFPMLNVWDSKGVFFVIRHKGNLAFSTVEERELPTTTAQHVLKDEEIELTNPQSKAKYPGRLRRVAVWDEENQQTIELITNNFAWAAQTIGDLYKSRWEIEVFFRDIKQLLHIKTFIGTSKNAVMIQIWTALITILLLKVMKATAKFGWHLSNLVAFIRLNIFVKIELQKWLDSPFMEPDKPPQNIVQGDLFAQTP, via the coding sequence ATGGGTAATATTACATTGTTTTCACAAATTATTAAAAAGATAGACCGATCAATTTTCAAGAATTTGGTAAAGAAAAAGCAGACCGATAAGGGCTGCAAGGGATTCGATAGCTGGACACATCTTGTCTCGATGTTGTTCTGCCATTTTGCCAAGAGCACCTCGGTAAGGGACATTTCCAACGGACTCCGGTCTGCCACCGGTAACCTTAACCATCTTGGTATTTCCAGGGCCCCTTCCAAATCAAGTATCAGCTATCAGAACAAACGAAGGGATTCGGACCTGTTCAGGGACCTTTACTATTCCCTGCTGGGAAGTTTAGGACAGCAGGCTTCCATTAAGAGGTCCAAACTCAGGATCAAGGTTCCTGTTTATCTGCTGGATGCCACGGTGATCAGCCTTTGCCTTTCGGTTTTTGACTGGGCCACTTTCCGTACCAAAAAGGGAGCTGTAAAGATGCATACCCTGCTGGAATATGACGGGAAACTCCCTGTTTACGTGAACATTACCGAGGGGAGTGTCGGGGACAATAAAGGGGCTTACGACATCCCCCTGGAAAAAGGGTCGGTGATCGTCGCCGACCGGTATTACAATGACTTTCCCATGCTCAACGTCTGGGACAGCAAAGGGGTGTTCTTCGTGATCAGGCACAAGGGCAACCTTGCTTTCAGTACCGTCGAAGAACGGGAACTGCCCACAACAACCGCTCAACATGTGCTCAAGGACGAAGAAATCGAACTGACAAACCCACAGTCCAAGGCCAAGTACCCCGGGAGGCTCAGAAGAGTGGCCGTGTGGGATGAGGAAAACCAGCAGACCATAGAACTGATCACCAACAACTTTGCATGGGCCGCTCAGACCATTGGGGATCTCTACAAATCACGATGGGAAATTGAGGTGTTTTTTCGGGACATCAAGCAGCTATTGCATATCAAAACTTTTATCGGAACCTCTAAAAATGCGGTAATGATCCAGATATGGACGGCTTTGATCACCATCCTGTTGCTCAAAGTCATGAAGGCTACCGCAAAATTCGGCTGGCACCTGTCCAATCTTGTCGCCTTTATCCGGCTTAATATCTTTGTTAAAATCGAACTGCAGAAATGGCTCGACAGCCCCTTCATGGAACCCGATAAACCACCCCAGAATATAGTACAGGGGGATCTGTTTGCTCAAACTCCTTAA
- a CDS encoding RNA polymerase sigma factor — translation MLRLNTQFSDNTDNPNKEDIVPLVGNSVGTLTDELLWDRVKMGEDEALAEIYTRYADKLFNYGTQITNDRDLAYDIVQDVFLYMVSKKHQLGEIKSVKNYLYSSYRRKLLRVLKRNRKIKLNEDYERLDGFKMEVEADFYALTTPFTLDIKKLLHKISNDLPVRQREIISLYFFEQLSYKEIAGIMDFSNLRSARNLLYKALNNMSEVLKKHEDVLFLLVLLFNIL, via the coding sequence ATGCTTCGCCTGAATACGCAGTTTTCAGATAATACGGATAATCCAAATAAGGAGGATATCGTACCCCTTGTGGGTAATTCTGTTGGTACGCTAACAGATGAATTGTTATGGGATCGAGTGAAAATGGGAGAAGATGAGGCACTTGCTGAAATATATACCCGCTATGCAGACAAACTTTTTAATTATGGGACCCAAATAACCAATGATCGGGACTTGGCATATGATATTGTCCAAGATGTCTTTTTGTATATGGTCTCTAAAAAGCACCAATTGGGAGAAATCAAATCCGTAAAAAATTACCTGTATTCATCCTATCGTAGAAAATTGTTACGGGTCTTAAAGCGTAACAGAAAGATAAAACTCAATGAAGATTATGAGCGGTTGGATGGTTTTAAAATGGAAGTGGAAGCTGATTTCTATGCCTTGACTACACCTTTTACCTTAGATATAAAAAAGCTTCTTCATAAAATCAGCAATGACTTACCTGTAAGACAAAGGGAAATCATTTCACTCTATTTTTTTGAACAGCTTTCCTATAAGGAGATTGCTGGGATAATGGATTTTTCCAATTTACGTTCCGCTCGAAATCTACTTTATAAGGCACTTAACAATATGTCCGAGGTCTTGAAAAAACATGAAGACGTACTTTTTCTATTGGTTTTATTGTTCAATATACTTTGA
- a CDS encoding FecR family protein, translating into MEFKPKNESDFLKNTFFIKWVSEPNDHSNRYWEKWCRNNPDKIKMFNNARLIAKKLKPVEENKMDEERFYKGLDQLILANHKSDEEGSSRYYAVKKPGIFTWGGSIAASILLLGMMMLSYSIWFNKPKEEVIAVSIPTIYKSAPKGIKKTVMLPDGSKVVLNSGSSISYPETFGNTREIDLKGQAFFDVERDTARPFIVKSGELETRVLGTSFDIKAYDGQNKLHVAVVTGKVRVSTGNGIESHITPTEAIFYDRKTNAMSKDFYDYELLVGWKEKILKFQDTQYDEVFEQLSNWYDVSFVIEKDVTLEGDYTGRFEDQSLKNVLMGMEYSAGIKFEIQGQTVLVKSKDNT; encoded by the coding sequence ATGGAATTCAAGCCAAAGAACGAATCTGATTTTCTGAAAAATACATTTTTTATCAAATGGGTAAGTGAGCCAAACGACCATAGCAACAGGTACTGGGAAAAGTGGTGCAGGAACAATCCTGATAAGATAAAAATGTTCAACAATGCCAGACTGATAGCCAAAAAACTGAAGCCTGTTGAAGAAAATAAAATGGATGAAGAAAGATTCTATAAAGGTTTGGATCAACTTATCCTGGCCAACCATAAGAGTGATGAGGAAGGTAGTAGCAGATATTATGCTGTGAAGAAACCTGGAATTTTCACTTGGGGAGGGTCTATAGCGGCATCTATTCTTCTTTTGGGAATGATGATGCTTTCTTACAGTATTTGGTTCAACAAACCAAAGGAAGAGGTTATTGCAGTGAGTATTCCAACAATATATAAATCAGCCCCAAAAGGCATAAAAAAGACAGTCATGCTTCCTGATGGGTCTAAGGTGGTATTGAATTCAGGTAGTAGCATAAGTTATCCTGAAACTTTTGGCAATACTAGAGAAATAGATTTGAAAGGACAGGCATTTTTTGATGTGGAAAGGGATACAGCAAGGCCCTTTATAGTTAAAAGTGGGGAATTGGAGACCAGGGTATTAGGAACCTCTTTCGATATCAAGGCATATGATGGCCAAAACAAACTCCATGTAGCTGTGGTAACAGGGAAGGTCCGTGTGAGCACGGGCAATGGAATAGAAAGCCATATTACTCCAACAGAAGCCATTTTTTATGACAGGAAAACCAATGCAATGAGCAAGGATTTCTATGATTATGAATTATTGGTGGGCTGGAAAGAAAAGATCCTAAAATTTCAGGATACGCAGTACGATGAGGTTTTTGAACAGCTCTCCAACTGGTATGATGTCTCCTTTGTCATTGAAAAGGATGTAACACTTGAAGGAGACTATACAGGGAGGTTTGAAGACCAAAGCCTAAAAAATGTTCTGATGGGAATGGAATATTCTGCTGGAATAAAATTCGAAATACAGGGACAAACAGTATTGGTGAAATCCAAGGACAATACATAA
- a CDS encoding SusC/RagA family TonB-linked outer membrane protein translates to MKQHVPILNFSRMVWMPFLLAFVMLSHTLTARVNSSQDKSIEEVYLTIHANQQELYSIFEEIERKTGYAFAYEKQRLGNVPPQDLSVQNGTLLSALEELSRNAKLRFKSINNTIHVSKQEEEVMVENVVFDKTVKGVVTSAVDGMAIPGATVSIKGTTTGTATDIDGAFSITVPDEESILIFSFVGYKPQEIRVGNQSIIEVALEEDLQGLEEVVVVGFGTQKKINVTGAVADVDGDVLSRRPVTNAASMLQGRLPGVRVVQNSGQPGNEGLGIQIRGQGTFSGAGSNPLVLIDGVEGSLSDISPNDIENVSVLKDAASASIYGSRAANGVILVTTKKGTKGGLRIDYNGNYAINTPSRMPEFITNSAEYMEMFNEAKLNTNITTGLYTQEQIDMYRNATDRNKYPNADWVDIMFNPAPTQNHYLSFNGGEKLTTYNVSLGYVNQEGVMKGFDYERYNFRVNLNSALNENIKFGTNLSLKRGDRSNPRQGGVDMFLSTLSQAPTYLPTLPDGSGRYAYKAFPFESNNKNPVAIVENGVLNTLVDHSVNAQAWTEFQLVPGLKWYTKGAVVADFFKSKDWRPAVPLYNYHTGDFMTDLDVGGRGLMIDAYQEIYTNLFTYLNYEKSIGEKHHINLQGGYSQESENYEFLRGYRERFSSNELLELNAGSPAVQNASGTSNAWAIQSFFGRAGYNYDERYLLEVNLRYDGTSRLSPDTRWGAFPSVSAGWRVSEESFITDGNINWLNDLKLRASYGELGNQNIGLYPYQDILLFTGAYPFDNADLSTGVAQTRLSNANIKWETTKVTDIGLDMLIFNGLSVTVDWYRKVTSDILRDSQLAGVVGLTPPTINDGVMQNTGLEFSMNYRNYLKDGGLKGLTYEAGFYIDRFRNKLVEYGAEQISGNNIYREGLPWGSYYMLEWEGIFQTEEEVNNSPKQFNDNTTPGDLKFKDQNGDNVINADDRVVIGNPFPKFEYSFNLGASYKGFDFSAFFQGVQKRDVFVNNWGTIPFVQGAVPTVDWRNRWTPENPSTTMPKMYWGWNDGGKISRASTYFLQDASYLRMKNLVLGYSFNEVILNKLRLNKLRVYFSGDNLFTITDYPGLDPERGGNGNFVNYPQNKIYSFGLQVQL, encoded by the coding sequence ATGAAACAACACGTACCAATTTTAAATTTTAGCAGGATGGTATGGATGCCATTTTTGCTGGCATTTGTAATGTTAAGCCATACCCTGACTGCTAGGGTCAACAGCTCACAAGACAAGAGCATTGAGGAAGTGTACCTTACCATTCATGCCAATCAGCAAGAGCTTTATTCCATTTTTGAGGAAATAGAAAGGAAGACAGGTTATGCCTTTGCCTATGAGAAGCAAAGGCTGGGAAATGTGCCTCCGCAAGATTTGTCCGTTCAAAATGGTACCTTATTATCGGCATTGGAGGAGCTTTCAAGAAATGCCAAATTACGCTTTAAAAGTATCAATAATACCATCCATGTTTCCAAACAAGAAGAAGAGGTTATGGTGGAAAACGTAGTGTTTGATAAAACAGTGAAGGGTGTGGTAACCTCTGCAGTTGATGGCATGGCCATTCCAGGAGCAACTGTAAGCATTAAGGGGACCACAACAGGAACTGCAACGGATATTGACGGGGCTTTTTCTATTACCGTTCCTGACGAGGAGTCAATACTGATCTTTTCTTTTGTGGGATACAAGCCTCAAGAGATAAGAGTTGGTAATCAGTCGATCATCGAAGTAGCCTTGGAAGAGGATCTTCAGGGTTTGGAAGAAGTGGTTGTAGTAGGCTTTGGTACCCAGAAAAAAATCAATGTAACTGGTGCTGTGGCAGATGTAGATGGTGACGTACTTTCAAGAAGACCTGTAACCAATGCTGCTTCCATGTTACAGGGTAGGTTACCAGGTGTAAGGGTAGTGCAAAATTCCGGTCAACCTGGAAATGAAGGCCTTGGGATCCAGATCAGGGGCCAAGGTACTTTCAGTGGTGCGGGTTCTAATCCATTGGTCCTAATAGATGGTGTAGAAGGTAGTTTATCCGATATCTCTCCAAATGATATAGAGAATGTCTCTGTCCTTAAGGACGCCGCTTCAGCTTCAATCTATGGTTCTAGGGCTGCCAATGGTGTGATCTTGGTAACTACCAAAAAGGGAACAAAGGGGGGACTGAGAATAGATTATAATGGTAATTATGCGATTAATACACCTTCCAGAATGCCGGAATTTATTACCAATTCTGCAGAATATATGGAAATGTTCAACGAGGCAAAGTTGAATACCAATATCACTACTGGCCTGTACACACAAGAACAAATTGACATGTACAGAAATGCTACGGATAGGAATAAATATCCCAATGCTGATTGGGTGGACATCATGTTTAACCCTGCACCGACGCAAAATCATTATTTGTCGTTCAATGGGGGCGAGAAACTGACCACTTATAATGTGTCCCTGGGATATGTCAATCAAGAAGGGGTGATGAAGGGCTTTGATTATGAGCGCTATAACTTCAGGGTAAACCTGAATTCCGCTTTGAATGAAAATATCAAATTCGGTACTAACCTGTCTTTAAAAAGGGGAGACCGATCTAACCCGCGACAAGGTGGGGTGGATATGTTCTTGTCCACTTTGTCACAAGCACCAACCTATTTGCCCACCTTACCTGATGGTTCTGGAAGGTATGCATATAAGGCTTTTCCTTTTGAAAGCAATAATAAAAATCCTGTGGCCATTGTTGAAAATGGCGTGCTCAATACCCTAGTGGACCATTCGGTGAATGCCCAGGCCTGGACAGAATTTCAATTGGTACCCGGATTAAAATGGTATACCAAGGGGGCTGTGGTAGCAGATTTTTTCAAAAGTAAAGATTGGAGGCCTGCAGTACCTTTATATAACTACCATACAGGAGATTTTATGACTGATTTGGATGTAGGAGGCAGGGGACTTATGATCGATGCTTATCAGGAGATCTATACCAATTTGTTTACTTACTTGAATTACGAGAAAAGCATTGGTGAAAAGCATCATATAAATTTACAGGGTGGATATAGCCAAGAGAGTGAAAATTACGAATTCCTTAGAGGTTATAGAGAGCGTTTTTCCAGTAATGAACTATTGGAACTTAATGCGGGTAGTCCAGCGGTACAAAATGCTTCTGGAACCAGTAATGCATGGGCCATACAGTCTTTCTTCGGGCGTGCAGGATATAATTATGACGAACGCTATTTGTTAGAAGTGAACCTACGATATGACGGGACCAGTAGGTTGAGCCCTGATACTAGGTGGGGTGCTTTCCCTTCTGTCTCTGCAGGATGGAGGGTTTCTGAAGAGTCATTTATTACTGATGGAAATATCAACTGGTTAAATGACCTTAAGCTTAGGGCTTCTTATGGTGAATTGGGAAACCAGAACATAGGACTATATCCTTACCAGGATATATTATTATTCACAGGTGCATATCCGTTTGATAATGCAGACCTGTCCACCGGGGTCGCCCAAACCAGGCTATCCAATGCCAATATCAAATGGGAAACCACTAAGGTGACGGATATTGGTTTGGACATGTTAATATTCAATGGATTGAGTGTGACGGTAGATTGGTATAGAAAGGTGACTTCAGATATTTTAAGGGATTCTCAATTGGCAGGGGTAGTGGGATTGACTCCTCCTACCATTAATGATGGGGTGATGCAAAATACCGGCTTGGAATTTAGTATGAATTACAGGAATTATTTAAAAGATGGAGGGTTGAAAGGACTGACTTATGAAGCAGGCTTTTATATAGACCGCTTCAGAAATAAATTGGTAGAATATGGAGCGGAGCAGATCAGTGGTAACAATATTTATCGCGAGGGATTACCTTGGGGCAGCTATTATATGCTGGAATGGGAAGGCATCTTCCAAACTGAGGAGGAAGTTAACAATTCTCCAAAGCAATTCAATGATAATACCACGCCTGGAGATTTGAAGTTCAAGGATCAAAACGGTGATAATGTAATCAATGCAGATGACCGAGTAGTTATAGGGAATCCATTTCCAAAGTTTGAATATTCTTTTAACCTTGGGGCTTCTTATAAGGGATTTGACTTTTCTGCTTTTTTTCAAGGGGTACAAAAGAGAGATGTTTTTGTAAACAATTGGGGAACAATACCATTTGTGCAAGGTGCCGTACCAACAGTGGATTGGAGAAACCGTTGGACTCCTGAAAACCCTTCAACCACTATGCCTAAGATGTACTGGGGATGGAATGATGGTGGTAAGATTTCTAGAGCATCTACCTATTTCCTACAGGATGCCAGCTATTTGAGAATGAAAAATTTGGTGCTAGGATATAGCTTTAATGAAGTCATTTTGAATAAGCTAAGGCTTAACAAACTGAGGGTCTATTTCTCAGGGGATAATTTGTTTACTATCACTGATTATCCTGGATTAGATCCTGAAAGGGGTGGAAATGGAAATTTCGTAAACTATCCACAGAATAAGATTTATTCTTTTGGCCTTCAGGTTCAACTTTAA